DNA from Biomphalaria glabrata chromosome 14, xgBioGlab47.1, whole genome shotgun sequence:
ccttggttaggacaataatagaatatgcctctgtttgggatccctcaactcaagaaaacattaaaaaactggaacagacacaaaatagagcagtgagattcataacaaacgaatattcacatttgactagagtaacacctttagttaaatcactaaatttagaaagccttcaggacagaagactcaaaagtaaagtagcaattatacataaaacactgaaccataaacttcaaatacaaaaacaaaatttaataaaaatactcagaaagacacaaagatgaaagtaaattcctcatcccatatgctaagactaatttgtacaaatactccttcttccctagtgctattagaacatggaatgagttgcctgagctagccaggaaaaccagtgacttggcagaattgaagtcattggtatATGCATGACTGCatggtaatcatcttcttttatgaagtaacgtctgtattatataagataagataactctTGGTATGTGTAgacctaattcattttgtcggagaacatgtcccacaaacctcatgcgacgctctgtcacaacctcacgaAGTGTttgacttccagttcggcattggatttccttgtttgagacccgatcggGAGACTACTCTACTAGAATCTTAAGTGTTGCTTTCTTTTATGATATATTATGAATTGAAGGCACCAAATGCTATTGTCCTCGTTACACAATAAGAGTAGGCCTATTACTTGTGTAGGGTTAAATTACACACAGGAGCTTCAAATTAAAAGACAGTAACAATAAAATTGTTCATTAATGTAAAGACTTGTTTTAATCACATCTTTTACAATAcgattttgtttacttttttaaagtaactttcATGAAGACATCTAATAGTGTTTTATCATAGTAGGTCCAGTATTTTATCACAGTAGACAGGAAATCTCATTATATTTTTTGGTTAGTCATTTTTAACCAATAGTATAGAGTAGGCCAAGAACAAAATAAGTTCTTTCCCAAGTAccaaaaaattattcattgatgACATTTAAACCTTATCCAGTCTATCCAGTCCTTATCCAGTCTAtacatctataatgttattaaCTAAGTCTGTGTTCGttcttttttgtatttcttaaccAAGTCATTTTTTATCCTTGGCACTGTACAAAGCTGGTAGATGTTGTTTATACATTCTTGTATTTAATAACACTGTCAAGATCATATGTAATTGGAGGATTGGTCTCGGCGTATCTGTAAcgataattgaaataaaattacattaaatagaattaaaataaatttataaatcaaTGAGATGAGTGCACAGCTACACAACACAGCTACGTAACACAGCTTCGTAACACTGCTAcacatatttaagaaaaaaggaATACAGAGCATCGTCactcaaatgaaaaaaaaaagggaactaaATGTAATGTTTCCTCCGGTAACTGGGGTTACTTGCCCCTCCTGCTCTCGGTGTGTTCCAAAAAGACCTAACGTAGGTGGAGCGCTTAGCTTCCCTGGTTAACTCTCACACTCGCCTGGTGCAGAGCTCTGCCGGGGAAATGCTGAGCTCTGTCTCTTATCATTCTTGGACGCTTGTCTGGTGTAGAGACTGCGCCTGTCAGGGTTAATGGTGAAACTGATCAGCTGCCGCCCTGGAGACTAGTGAAGGGTTGAACCCAGCACCCCAGGTTCGacagccgagcgcttaaccactcaaccaccgcgcccccatgtcttctctatgccgatgaataattgtgcgaagtttcaacttgatccgagaatgtgtgtgggagaaataacgtgtacatactttttaccagacagagtaagctttgtaaaaaaaaaacaactatacattctctaccattttttttttctaaaaccaagattttttttgatttttttttaatttgtgataataaaaagttcatttttgtatatcattgattattttactaaaagaaaaagcacatttctaaatacatatttaaacaaTCAAACACTTACACAGTTGGCACTATTTTAATGCTTTCTATTTGGTCAAAATATTCGCTAAAGTCAGCAGACATTGAGACTTTGACTTCATTCTCTAAAGGCAAACACAACAGAACAGAATAGCATTTGTCTCGACCTATGCCATAGTAGCTCTCTATAAgctggacaagaaaataaaccAAATTATAACACCATATTTTTATCTTTGAttggaaatatataaaaaaaaaacaatgtgtaATTTTCTATATCAAAAGTGCTGGACGTTGATTACCCCAGTTCTAAGTACACTTTGTTGTACATGATAACTTGCAATAAGAATGCATGCTTGTAGGCTGGCAAGCGCaccaacaataacatttatGTTTCTTGGAACCTTTGAACTTCCATAGAAACGCAAGACAGTTCCTTTTGAAAGAATCCTAATATCAAGGACCTCAATCGTGTACCTACATGTGCCCACAACAGAAGACGTTAGTCAACCTAATTAAAGTAATTATCCTCAAGTTTGCACAATTTTTCCTATGTgtttttggcaatgtaatcttctgctgaataaaaaaaaaagcttatatcatgtTGAGAGCCTTGCGGACCAACGAGTGGAGGTGGTATgtgggagaatatttttgtgCTGCCTTtatgcgctcagtaaacacaactctgctcgaggcGGGTGTCGAACGTCGAGCTCCCTTGATAGGTAGACAagctcaagcgtacttagcctctcggtCACACAGCCCACAATTCCGTTTACAGTCTACGAACTCATTTCATACATTTCCAATGTATGTTCAtagcaacttcttgtgtgactaaggagatcaatccttgatacacagctgcagtcACAGGGTGGGCATCTGTAAACACCAGGCGCTGTTGTAgcctactactgttgtgtatggcatctggaATTCGgcacccttcctttatgctcgctcttcATGTGGATCTAGTTAAACTTGTCTCAACGTTTGCTGAAGTGAACACGTAGTCTATTAAGACGAGTGTTTTGCTTTCTAGACTTCACTTGTAATATGGAACAGGCACCATAACTAGGTTATAGACAGTATCTATAGATGGTAATGGTGGacattttctctaaaaaaaaaataaaaaaaaaaaaatgtttgtactaATGCTCCATCTTGTTTCGCTCGTTAACTTGGTCAGGGTTTGTCCGTTGCGTGCTGACAACTATTTAAAGTCAAAGATAAAAGGTTGACCAATTCAGATAGAGTTACTAGCCTTGTtagaataattaataaaataataatctatggctgaaaaaaaagctataaatagcttgctttttggtgtatccgccAGTATCCGGTGTATAGGACAACTGAAGGGTTgataagcattttttaaaaaagttctgaaaactttttttttttacgcttttTTAGCTTTGCAGAATCACATTTTCTAATCTCATTCGTTTGTAgcaacttataaaaaaaaatatagttggCAATAGTTATCTTAATTAtagtaataataaggcttgtcttcaagtccgaagatcagtgaggaatgcagtatttcccgtggctgcgcagccccaactgtgacctacatattttgccacactaagagcaagtataaccattgtccgcaggtggttgaattagattttcttttcgccgtctgcgtctgttcTCGGCAgagaattttcttttggtcttaaatgtgtattCCGCGGcatttgtaagtgacctccagctgtctcgttctgaggtcgcatgcaaccaggtgctctcctctatgtcagctaaggcaagttagCGCCTAAGCTAGTCTTTGAAGCTCCGTGGGGTGCCTCTGTTACATGgacaccttttagctcacaaaaaaaaactgtctttggcatacgttcgtccccccatacgggatacgtgccctgcccagcgtaactgtcggaccataagaagtccctctatactgtccttaccggcgttcgcaaggatatcgcttttagtagtgcggtcttgccagcGTGTGTCCATGATTGAACGCAAGCGATTTTTTCCGCCAAACTCTAGCCTGAAGGcgtcccttgaaagtgaggcgtcatttgatactatactacccagatatgtgaagtgcaTGCAAATTCTTAGaccgcgttctggagatcatgttcattgtgagctagcagggcgcaatcatcggcatagagaagctccgttatgaccatgtcctttgtttttgtatgggatagtagacgtcgaagataGAACACATTGCCGTCAGAACGAAACCGGCTGTAGATGCCTTCGTTCAATCGCTGCTTCATTTGACCCAGCGTTACGCCAAAGATGAtagccattttctattgggaagtgatcagacaggtcaccattgtgtctgatcCGGTCTTTTTGTCCCAcgtgaaactgcttgagaatggattgGAACGAAGGTGGGCATCCCAGCCTGgccaaaatcctccacaaaccatcgcgactgaccgtgccgaaagccttggtgaggtccacaaaggcagcgtataggttTAGGTTCTTCTCTTTGCATTTTCCTTATAGTTGTCGCAGAAgaaatatcatgtcagatgtacctCTACCGGTTCTGAAGCCATATTGGCTCTCAGATAACacctcgtccactaaagagtgggttTTTCAGTCGAGCTATACTCGAACAAAGATCTTCCCTGTTACTGACAGATCTGTAATGCCTCGATATTTGGAGCAGTTAGACTTGTCGAAGTTCAAGTGGGACCACGCACTTCTCCCAGCATAGAGCGaacaagtctgttagcctcTCGATTAGGGCGACATcacccattttaaatatttcagctgGAAGCCCATTAGAGCCAGGTGCTTTGTGTTTTTTGAGTTTATGAATTGCTGTTTCAAATTCCTCAAATGTTGATTGGTCGTCGAGCTCCTAAATATAACGCCACTGATAATACTTTGTTATAGAAATATAGGGGCCTACAAAATCCTCAAAAGAGCTACCAGAGATTTGGCTTAGAAATGTAGACCTTGTAAATTAGCTAATCAACATgtcctaattttttttgttcaccgGATACACTAAATAACtagtttatataattatatgcaATACATTTATTTCCTTACATTTTGAGGAGTCtcaagaagaaaaacatttcgCCTTTTTTCTTCTTGGTTTGGAAAAATAATTCGAATGTTTCTGGATCTTACATCTTCCGCTTCTGTAGAAGAAAAAGAGGGTTAGACTTACCTTTAGTAGATTGACACAAATTTGGATGCAAACTGTCACATCATTTAAAGATCTATGCAGATCTAAtatctttaattttaattatatcttTTAAAGATCGATTCAAGTTTGAACATATTCAAAATACACTAAACATAGCACAGTCTAGAAACCTCCCCTAAATTAAGTTAAAATATACCCATTGAGCTACATCTGTTataacttaaaactattgcaaaaaaaaaattaaaaaaatcagaatatTCATATAGATTTATACAAATTCTAAGATAGACTAGGTATATTAGTTGTCTGTTACCTGATAAGCCAATTTCGACTTGCTGATTATCATGGTCGTTCTTTCCCATTTCACCGCTattcaaataaagaaacaagaaaactaaaaaatacttggaaaaaaaacttatattaaatattagacatattttaccaaagtttttgtttagctcaattTCATGCTTAAGGCCtatagctttctcaatgcgctatgaacctatcccttgtctggaccagttggaaaaaaaagggaggggggggggggaaatgggtaccttgcaatttttttctgtgattttgtgtgattgctttttaaatgcattataaaaaaaatcgtgcgacttgaattcaaactcagggctcaagcctcttcAAGAAGACTAATTCAATTTAGGTCTATAGGACCGCATTAGTTAAGTagaatttcttttcttgttcgataccaaacaaaacctaagtcaggtacccattaatgtttggtggaatcagaggcgccctaagaattccgaaattcaaaatcccagttttcaacGAGATTTAAACCCAGGcctccaggttcggaagccaagcgcttaaccactcagcccaTATGCCTATTTGATGTAGCCTATGTATCAGATTAAATTGTACTAATATTATTATTGGTCAGGGAAATAAACGtactgttacaaagcttatatgagcTCGCTCTGTCTGTGTCTGGCTGGTCAGATGTTTgagcatgttatttctcccacacctaatcttggatcaagttgaaattgagcacaactatttcttttacctgacaaaaagagaatgaataacaacattaaccaattagtaaattaactattgataggcctaattaattaaattagtatcgaacaagagaaataatattttacttgactgatgtggtagTATTAGTtaaattagttccctttataatGTGAAGGTCGTCGGTTTAAAATAGATAACTATAGAACTTTCTATTTTCACAAGCGATTCGATGGCACaatggttagtgtgttggtttCAGGAagcttgagccctcgagttcgaattcaggtctttcaactttttttttccataaatgcatttaaaaagcgataacGGTAACATTCACATGGCTCCCTCCTTCTTTCTTTCCCCTATCCTTTTccaactagtccagacaagtgattggattaTAACGTAGtgagaaaaataaaagcatgacattgagctaaacaaaaacaactggtaaaaatatctctaatcgcatgatttatttttgttagtctagatgtattacaattttatttacatgacctatccaaactaattgatacaactacatttaatataagctgtgttgttatttttttacattatttttaaatatttttttgtttaataattcGTATGCTATTGGGACTCTCTAACAATACTTTCTCTAAGCGATCAACTGTTTCCTACTATCTGCGTATCAGTGGCGTGATATTAAAGATGctttacacaaaataataagaATTATTTGAGCTCTACAAATGTACTGACACGACATTCATATTCAGTCTATTGagaagaaaaaga
Protein-coding regions in this window:
- the LOC106073886 gene encoding uncharacterized protein LOC106073886, which encodes MGKNDHDNQQVEIGLSEAEDVRSRNIRIIFPNQEEKRRNVFLLETPQNLIESYYGIGRDKCYSVLLCLPLENEVKVSMSADFSEYFDQIESIKIVPTVYAETNPPITYDLDSVIKYKNV